AAGTTTCAAGTCCCTTGCACCAAGCATTTTGGGAATACTTGGCCCGTGTAAATCCACATCCAGAAGACCAACCATAAAATCCTGAAGGGAAAGACCAACTGCTATATTTACTGCAACGGTGCTTTTACCAACCCCCCCTTTGCCTGACATAACCATAATCTTGTGTTTTATTTTAGAAAGCTGTTCTTTTAGTTTTTTATCTTGCTGATCCAAAATGGCACTTTTTTCCTTCTTAACTGACATATCTCCAAAAACCCCCTTTTCTTTAAGTTTAGTGACAGAATAATTTTAATCCAGCAAAGGGTTTTGTCAAATTCTGGTATGCCTCCATATCTTTTGTGACTCAAGAGGATTTTTTCAACTACTTCTGTTGTAGGAAAAAGCATATGAACTTATGCGAAATTCTATTAGCAACCCTGATGGATTAAAGTTTTTTTCCTTTTTATCCGATAAAATTAAATGATAAAATTTACATGGGGGGCCTCCTATGAAAGTGGAACTTTATAAAAATTTAGTTTTAGATCAGATCAACATAAATACAGAGATTAAACCTCAAAGAGTTAATCCTCTGGAAAAAGAACTTCAGTCTCAAACTGAAATACATTTAAAAAAAATTGAAAAGGATAAACTCAAAGAGGTAACTGAGAGTTTCCAAAAATTTTTAAATCAATTTAATTTAGATGCGAAGATTGTTTATGAAAAGGAGTATAATACCCTTGTAGTTCAAGTATTCAGGAAAGATACAGGAGAATTGATTCGACAAATACCACCTCAGGAGCTTCTTGAGATATCCAAAAGACTTCAAGAACTTGTTGGTATTTTATTTAAAGAAAAGGCCTAAGTATCCTTTATAAGTTTATATCCTTGTAAGATTTATTTTCCCCTTTTCTATACACAAAATTTATAATATTACCCTTCAAAGGGGATCACAACAAGGTGCAAACAGATAGGTCTGGCCCTACATTAAGGATATGGACGCATACATATCCTTGTAATCTCCTCAAATTGTGCTAATTTTATCTTTTTAAAAGCACAGGGAGGCTTAGGTATGGGAGAATATACTGTTGCTGTAGTCGGAGCAACTGGGGCTGTTGGAAGAATGATGATTAGTGTTCTTGAAGAGAGAAATTTTCCTGTAAAAGAATTAAGGCTCTTTGCCTCTCCAAAATCAAAAGGCTTAACGGTTCCATTTAAAGGAGAGGAAATT
This window of the Caldimicrobium thiodismutans genome carries:
- a CDS encoding flagellar protein FlaG, whose translation is MKVELYKNLVLDQININTEIKPQRVNPLEKELQSQTEIHLKKIEKDKLKEVTESFQKFLNQFNLDAKIVYEKEYNTLVVQVFRKDTGELIRQIPPQELLEISKRLQELVGILFKEKA